A single Paenibacillus kribbensis DNA region contains:
- the mazG gene encoding nucleoside triphosphate pyrophosphohydrolase — MSVTLTVVGLGSGDPDQLTIGILNKMRGASALYLRTREHPAVKVLDEFEVAFESFDTVYETKESFPEVYEEITSQLIATAAKAVDGSEIVYAVPGHPMVAEAAVQLLKERCPGEGIKLNILGGESFLDEAFVRLGFDPIEGFQLLDAGTLDASWLQPQLHTLIGQVYDTFTASDVKLCLMERYPDDYEVYVGHALGVEGEEAVHKVPLYELDRVEGYGNLSLVYIPRSEDEALKRRSFDRLHEIVDILRSPEGCPWDREQTHQSIRKNLIEETYEVIETIDEDDPDHMKEELGDLLLQILLHAQMEEEVGTFNVYDVIQGLNDKLIFRHPHVFGDNQANDAEEALQNWEQMKAEEKRLKGTASAQPSVLDGVPRDLPALMKSYKLQKKAAKVGFNWDGIEGVFDKLDEEVAELKEAVREGHSVEAQLLELGDVLFVAVNAARFMGVDPEEALSATNRKFVKRFQYIEQKLREQGRRPEDSSVEEMEIYWQEAKKLPDSV; from the coding sequence ATGAGCGTAACATTAACGGTCGTAGGCTTGGGCTCGGGAGATCCCGATCAGCTTACGATAGGGATATTGAACAAAATGCGGGGCGCTTCAGCGCTATACCTGCGGACAAGGGAGCATCCGGCGGTTAAAGTGCTGGATGAGTTTGAAGTGGCTTTTGAGTCGTTTGACACAGTGTATGAGACAAAGGAATCTTTTCCAGAAGTATATGAGGAAATTACCAGTCAATTGATCGCAACGGCTGCTAAGGCGGTGGATGGAAGCGAGATTGTCTATGCTGTTCCCGGTCACCCGATGGTGGCGGAAGCAGCGGTACAGCTGCTTAAGGAACGTTGTCCTGGGGAAGGCATCAAGCTGAATATCCTGGGCGGCGAAAGTTTTCTGGATGAAGCTTTTGTACGACTTGGATTTGATCCGATTGAGGGTTTCCAGCTGCTGGATGCGGGAACGCTGGATGCGAGCTGGCTTCAGCCTCAGCTACACACGCTGATCGGGCAAGTGTATGACACCTTTACTGCATCCGATGTGAAGCTGTGCTTGATGGAACGTTATCCTGACGATTATGAAGTGTATGTCGGCCACGCCCTTGGGGTGGAAGGGGAGGAAGCGGTACATAAGGTGCCTCTGTACGAGCTGGACCGGGTGGAGGGCTACGGAAACCTGTCGCTGGTGTACATACCACGCAGTGAGGATGAGGCGCTCAAGCGGCGATCCTTTGATCGTCTGCACGAGATTGTCGATATTTTACGCAGCCCGGAAGGATGTCCATGGGATCGTGAACAGACCCATCAGTCCATCCGCAAAAATCTGATCGAGGAAACTTATGAAGTCATCGAAACGATAGATGAGGATGACCCTGACCATATGAAGGAGGAGCTGGGCGATTTGTTGCTGCAAATTTTGCTGCATGCCCAAATGGAAGAGGAAGTCGGAACCTTCAATGTGTATGACGTGATTCAAGGACTGAATGATAAGCTCATTTTCCGCCATCCGCACGTATTTGGCGACAACCAGGCGAATGATGCGGAAGAGGCGCTGCAAAATTGGGAGCAGATGAAAGCTGAGGAAAAACGGCTTAAAGGGACAGCATCTGCACAGCCTTCTGTACTCGATGGTGTTCCACGTGATTTGCCTGCGCTCATGAAATCGTACAAGCTTCAGAAGAAAGCAGCTAAAGTAGGCTTCAACTGGGATGGCATTGAAGGTGTATTTGACAAACTGGACGAAGAAGTGGCTGAATTGAAGGAAGCAGTCCGTGAAGGACATTCTGTAGAAGCACAGTTGCTGGAGCTGGGTGATGTATTATTCGTTGCTGTGAATGCAGCCCGATTTATGGGAGTAGACCCGGAAGAGGCGTTGTCTGCCACGAATCGAAAATTTGTAAAACGATTCCAGTATATTGAGCAAAAATTACGTGAGCAGGGACGTCGTCCTGAGGACAGCAGCGTAGAAGAAATGGAAATCTACTGGCAAGAGGCAAAAAAGCTCCCTGACAGTGTTTAG
- a CDS encoding anti-sigma-F factor Fin family protein, with the protein MVVNYVCRHCRTFLGRIDSAAITEERLGFHSLTPAERRDIIAYNSGGEVTVKVICEHCSQALENNPELSLLANPLQ; encoded by the coding sequence ATGGTTGTTAATTATGTATGCAGACATTGTCGAACTTTCTTGGGACGCATTGATTCCGCGGCAATAACCGAAGAAAGGTTGGGCTTCCATTCCTTGACCCCTGCCGAGCGTAGAGATATAATAGCGTATAATTCGGGCGGCGAAGTGACTGTCAAAGTCATTTGCGAGCATTGCAGTCAAGCGCTGGAAAATAACCCGGAGCTGAGTTTGCTCGCAAATCCGCTCCAATAA
- the pth gene encoding aminoacyl-tRNA hydrolase, producing MKWIVGLGNPGPQYEKTRHNVGFMALDALASRHNIQINQSKCKALIGEGHIGGVKTVLIKPMTYMNLSGESLRAYMDYYKADLEDLIVVYDDLDTEVGKIRLRYQGSAGGHNGIKSIIQHTGTQSFNRIRMGISRPEPGHAIVDYVLGTFPKKEKDLLTGMIEDTCNALEYSLGHPFERTMAEFNK from the coding sequence ATGAAGTGGATTGTAGGATTAGGCAACCCTGGTCCCCAATACGAGAAAACGAGACATAATGTGGGATTTATGGCGCTCGATGCACTGGCCTCGCGTCATAACATCCAGATCAATCAAAGCAAATGCAAGGCGTTAATTGGAGAGGGGCATATCGGTGGCGTGAAAACCGTGTTAATCAAGCCGATGACTTATATGAATCTCTCAGGCGAGTCTTTGCGTGCTTATATGGACTACTATAAAGCGGATCTCGAAGATTTGATCGTCGTGTATGATGATCTGGATACAGAGGTTGGTAAAATAAGATTGCGTTATCAAGGCAGCGCAGGCGGCCATAACGGCATTAAATCAATCATTCAGCATACAGGAACACAATCCTTCAACCGGATTCGTATGGGCATTTCCCGCCCAGAGCCTGGACATGCTATTGTCGATTACGTTCTGGGGACCTTCCCCAAGAAGGAAAAAGATTTGTTGACCGGGATGATAGAAGATACGTGCAACGCTTTGGAATATAGCTTGGGTCATCCTTTTGAACGGACGATGGCAGAATTCAATAAGTAG
- a CDS encoding putative polysaccharide biosynthesis protein, translating into MQENRAASRLLRGAVILTLAAVASKLIGTLQKIPLQNIGGDGVFGIYNTVYPFYTLFITIAAAGFPAAISKFVAEYEAVGNRAAGQRVARLSSLVLGIFGLILGVLMYTCAPLISLWIDNAHVIPSVRAAAFAFLFVPVMAGLRGYFQGLQNMIPTAVSQVTEQAVRVSVMIVLLLLMLSQGAGADMIAAGAVFGSAAGGAAGLVVMLLFWRNHRKKLRRQEELSEQASQPVEKIGQMAIQETATGHAGARERTVDDVASGSRAVVSGVLESAAGAVRGQAGEAQGTESYGFLLKALLRYALPVCLGALAVPLINLVDTFTVPRLLKQEGLDDTAVMVAFGIYNRGLPLVQLVMMFATTLSALFIPSLAEARVTGGTELARRQCEQSLRWFWLLGLAAATGLIVLAVPVNVMLYADDTGSEIMRWMALTAVGGTLSIISAALLQGLGAVRAPALAMLAAAAAKALLNWLLVPQLGTAGAAIAGAAAYLLAAVINIALLARLVGLRGSWSASVLKPAALLAALACTAVAASWGTGAVLGALGWAAGGRATAAAESLLGVAAGAVVFVIGLARLRLITEAELVAVPKLGRPLAAVLRRLRVLA; encoded by the coding sequence ATGCAGGAAAATCGCGCCGCTTCGCGGCTGCTACGGGGTGCTGTCATTTTGACACTGGCGGCGGTAGCGAGCAAGCTGATCGGTACTTTGCAAAAAATTCCGCTACAAAATATCGGCGGCGACGGTGTGTTTGGTATTTATAATACGGTTTATCCTTTTTATACGCTGTTCATTACCATTGCAGCTGCTGGATTTCCGGCTGCGATATCCAAATTTGTAGCTGAGTATGAGGCGGTGGGAAACCGGGCAGCAGGCCAAAGGGTCGCTCGGTTATCTTCGTTGGTATTGGGCATCTTCGGTTTGATTCTGGGGGTGCTGATGTATACGTGTGCCCCGCTAATCAGTCTGTGGATCGATAATGCTCACGTCATTCCATCGGTGAGGGCGGCGGCATTTGCCTTTTTGTTCGTGCCGGTTATGGCAGGGCTGAGAGGATATTTTCAAGGCTTGCAAAATATGATCCCGACCGCTGTCTCCCAAGTGACGGAGCAGGCGGTCCGGGTAAGTGTGATGATCGTACTGCTGCTGCTCATGCTGTCGCAGGGAGCGGGGGCGGATATGATTGCCGCTGGGGCTGTGTTTGGTTCAGCAGCGGGTGGTGCAGCGGGACTGGTCGTCATGCTGCTATTCTGGCGCAACCACAGGAAGAAGCTCAGAAGGCAGGAGGAGCTGTCTGAGCAGGCTTCGCAGCCTGTGGAGAAGATCGGACAAATGGCCATACAGGAGACTGCGACAGGACATGCTGGCGCCCGAGAAAGAACGGTGGATGATGTGGCGAGTGGCAGTCGTGCTGTCGTATCAGGTGTGCTGGAGAGTGCAGCCGGGGCAGTAAGGGGACAGGCTGGAGAGGCCCAGGGGACCGAGAGCTACGGCTTTTTGCTAAAAGCATTGCTGCGTTATGCTTTGCCTGTGTGTCTTGGAGCGCTGGCTGTTCCGTTAATTAACCTGGTAGACACGTTCACCGTCCCCCGCTTATTAAAGCAGGAGGGCCTGGACGATACGGCGGTGATGGTCGCCTTCGGCATCTATAACCGCGGTCTGCCGCTGGTACAGCTGGTCATGATGTTTGCCACGACTCTGTCGGCATTGTTCATCCCATCGCTGGCAGAGGCCCGGGTGACCGGCGGCACGGAGCTGGCGCGCCGCCAGTGCGAGCAATCCTTGCGCTGGTTTTGGCTGCTGGGGCTGGCTGCCGCGACAGGTCTGATCGTGCTGGCCGTGCCCGTGAACGTGATGCTGTACGCGGATGATACCGGCAGCGAGATCATGCGCTGGATGGCGCTGACCGCCGTAGGCGGCACGCTCAGCATCATCTCGGCAGCGCTGCTGCAAGGGCTTGGCGCAGTTCGCGCGCCAGCTCTGGCGATGCTCGCTGCCGCCGCAGCCAAGGCCTTGCTGAACTGGCTGCTTGTGCCGCAGCTCGGCACGGCGGGAGCCGCCATCGCGGGAGCCGCCGCCTATCTGCTCGCGGCGGTGATCAACATCGCGCTGCTGGCCCGCCTCGTGGGCCTGCGCGGGAGCTGGTCCGCCAGCGTGCTCAAGCCGGCGGCGTTGCTGGCCGCCTTGGCCTGTACGGCTGTGGCGGCTTCCTGGGGCACCGGCGCTGTGCTGGGTGCCTTGGGATGGGCTGCTGGTGGCCGTGCCACAGCAGCAGCGGAAAGCCTGCTGGGCGTAGCTGCAGGCGCCGTGGTGTTCGTGATCGGCCTCGCTCGCTTGAGGCTGATCACGGAGGCCGAGCTTGTGGCGGTGCCCAAGCTCGGACGCCCGCTGGCAGCCGTGCTGCGGCGACTGCGCGTGCTGGCGTAG
- a CDS encoding ribose-phosphate diphosphokinase, with amino-acid sequence MTYCDSKLKIFTCNSNPKLAHQIADYIGIPMGESHTTSFSDGEIQIKLSESVRGCHVYVVQSTCLPVNDNLMELLVMIDALKRASAKSINVVMPYYGYARQDRKARSRDPITAKLVANLIEKAGAHRVISMDLHAMQIQGFFDIPVDHMLGAPILAQYFRSKQIENPIVVSPDHGGVVRARKLADFLSAPLAIIDKRRPEPNVSEVMNIIGNIEGKTAILIDDIIDTAGTIVLGANALKEGGVKDVYACCTHAVLSGPAMERLENSPLKEVVVTDTIPIVHPNPTSKLKVLSVAPLMGEAIIRVHEELSISKLFEIE; translated from the coding sequence ATGACTTATTGCGATTCCAAACTCAAAATATTTACTTGTAACTCCAATCCGAAGTTAGCCCACCAGATTGCGGACTACATCGGAATCCCGATGGGGGAATCCCATACCACATCGTTTAGTGACGGTGAAATTCAGATTAAGCTGTCGGAAAGCGTTCGCGGCTGCCATGTGTACGTTGTGCAGTCGACTTGTCTACCGGTTAACGATAATTTGATGGAGCTATTGGTTATGATTGATGCACTTAAACGCGCTTCCGCGAAAAGCATCAATGTCGTTATGCCATATTACGGTTACGCTCGTCAGGATCGTAAAGCCCGTTCGCGTGATCCGATTACGGCGAAGCTTGTCGCCAACCTGATTGAGAAGGCGGGAGCTCACCGCGTAATCAGTATGGATTTGCATGCCATGCAGATTCAGGGATTCTTTGATATTCCAGTCGATCATATGCTGGGAGCGCCAATTTTGGCCCAATATTTTCGTTCCAAGCAAATTGAGAACCCGATTGTCGTTTCACCCGATCATGGCGGGGTTGTTCGTGCGCGCAAACTGGCGGACTTCCTGAGTGCGCCGCTCGCTATTATTGATAAGCGTCGTCCAGAGCCAAATGTCAGTGAAGTCATGAATATCATCGGGAACATCGAAGGGAAAACGGCTATTTTAATTGATGATATCATTGATACAGCCGGAACGATTGTGTTGGGTGCAAATGCGCTTAAAGAGGGCGGCGTAAAAGACGTGTATGCGTGCTGTACACATGCCGTGCTGTCTGGTCCTGCGATGGAAAGACTGGAGAATTCGCCATTAAAAGAGGTGGTCGTGACGGATACCATTCCGATCGTTCACCCGAATCCGACAAGCAAGCTGAAGGTTCTGTCTGTGGCCCCGTTAATGGGAGAAGCCATCATCCGTGTGCATGAGGAATTGTCGATCAGCAAACTGTTTGAAATCGAATAA
- the spoVT gene encoding stage V sporulation protein T: MKATGIVRRIDDLGRVVIPKEIRRTLRIREGDPLEIFVDRDGEVILKKYSPIGELGDFAKEYAESLFESTGHITMITDRDTIITVAGGSKKEFLDKPIGSIIENSMDNRKTVLETAGGSYELTRDHEETISSFVTAPIVSGGDPIGSVILLNKDENVKMSEMEIKMAETAAGFLGKQMEQ; the protein is encoded by the coding sequence ATGAAAGCTACTGGTATAGTTCGCCGTATTGATGACCTTGGGCGTGTAGTTATTCCGAAGGAAATTCGCCGCACCTTGAGAATTCGTGAAGGAGATCCGCTTGAGATCTTTGTGGATCGTGACGGAGAAGTCATTTTGAAAAAATATTCACCTATTGGTGAGCTTGGTGATTTCGCCAAAGAATATGCTGAGTCCCTGTTTGAAAGCACAGGCCATATTACGATGATTACCGATCGGGACACCATTATTACGGTGGCTGGAGGCTCCAAAAAGGAGTTTTTGGACAAGCCGATTGGCAGCATTATCGAAAATAGTATGGATAATCGCAAAACGGTGCTGGAAACAGCCGGCGGCTCCTATGAGCTGACTCGTGACCACGAAGAAACAATCTCGTCCTTTGTGACGGCTCCCATTGTTTCCGGTGGCGATCCCATTGGTTCGGTTATTTTGCTGAATAAGGACGAGAATGTAAAAATGTCTGAAATGGAGATCAAAATGGCCGAAACGGCCGCTGGCTTCCTGGGCAAGCAAATGGAACAGTAA
- the mfd gene encoding transcription-repair coupling factor yields MLQALIQAFTKDADYASIAAGISSGMKEQLISGLSGSSRQVLMAALAEDIGRPLMVMTHNMFSAQKIADDLQEALSPDQVLLYPANELVAAEAAISSPETLSQRIDVLIRCAQGFRGVVVVPFSGVRRLLPVPETWREARIELKEGETIQLESFLLHMVEMGYQRVERVESRGEMSVRGGIIDFYPMTTRWGYRVELFDDEIDSIRMFDPQDQRSVEKVQNVIVTPCKEVIASNERMDQAADAAAILLEEQLAKMTDRQAKQHLKEEIHREIELLREHMYFDEIYKYISLLYPERKTLADYMPEDTILVIDEPARMLETAKQLERDESEWNLHLLQNGKTLPQLELSDNSDNLLYNRRFQTLFLSIFLRQVPHTQPQNILNFICRGMQDFHGQMNVLKAEMDRWRKAGTQVMMLASGEERLDRMRRVLQDYGIDEPTMAIGNLQSGFEMPSIHLAVITEGEMFSQKQRKARKQGRHVDNAERIKSYSELKVGDYVVHQNHGIGKYMGIGTLEVGGIHKDYMHILYAGGDKLSVPIEQIDLIQKYVGSEDKEPKIYKLGGNEWTRVKSKVRSSVQDIADDLIKLYAERQSAPGFAFEKDSPEQQEFEDMFPYEETRDQVRAIEEIKKDMEQSRPMDRLLCGDVGYGKTEVAIRAAFKSAIEGKQVAVLVPTTILAQQHYETFRERFSGYPFNIQVLSRFRTRKEQNETTKGVRQGTVDIVIGTHRLLSQDLVFKDLGLLIVDEEQRFGVTHKEKLKKLKTNVDVLTLTATPIPRTLHMSMLGVRDLSVIETPPENRFPVQTYVVEHSQTLVREAIEREMARGGQVYYLYNRVQGIQEMAAEINALVPEAKVGVGHGQMSETELEKTILDFLDGEYDVLVSTSIIETGVDIPNVNTLIVHDADKMGLSQLYQLRGRVGRSNRIAYAYFTYQRDKVLTEVAEKRLQSIKEFTELGSGFKIAMRDLSIRGAGNLLGAEQHGFIASVGFDLYSQMLAEEINKRKVSVLGEEDLSNRNWSTSIDLSVDAYLPGDYIYDSIQKIEIYKKVAAVSTFDEASELEDELVDRFGDLPEAVRHLLAVARLKVYGRMYGIESIVQRDDNMVLKFHEGRQQALQTAKLAEIGNRFERRVQFEQGTSMSARIKGKGLNDAQLLELLEEFLSALKEAFTLKEELQNVSTK; encoded by the coding sequence TTGTTACAAGCACTTATTCAGGCTTTTACGAAGGATGCTGATTATGCATCCATTGCAGCAGGCATATCATCAGGCATGAAGGAACAGCTGATATCGGGTTTATCTGGCTCTTCAAGACAGGTACTGATGGCCGCGCTTGCCGAAGATATTGGACGACCGTTGATGGTCATGACGCACAATATGTTTTCCGCTCAAAAAATAGCAGATGATTTGCAGGAAGCGCTTTCTCCTGATCAGGTTTTACTGTATCCTGCTAACGAGCTGGTAGCTGCTGAAGCAGCGATATCCAGCCCAGAGACATTATCCCAACGAATTGATGTATTGATACGATGCGCCCAGGGCTTTCGTGGGGTTGTTGTTGTGCCTTTTTCTGGTGTTCGGCGTTTATTGCCGGTTCCAGAAACATGGCGTGAGGCTCGTATCGAGCTGAAAGAAGGCGAGACGATTCAGCTAGAGTCGTTTTTGCTGCATATGGTCGAAATGGGATACCAGCGTGTAGAACGTGTAGAGTCGCGTGGTGAGATGAGTGTACGCGGGGGAATTATTGATTTCTATCCGATGACAACCCGTTGGGGCTACCGTGTGGAGCTGTTTGATGATGAAATTGACTCTATTCGTATGTTTGATCCGCAGGATCAGCGTTCAGTAGAAAAGGTGCAGAACGTGATCGTAACGCCGTGTAAGGAAGTGATTGCGAGCAACGAGCGTATGGATCAGGCAGCGGATGCCGCTGCGATTTTGCTGGAGGAGCAGCTGGCCAAAATGACCGATCGTCAAGCCAAGCAGCATCTGAAAGAAGAGATCCATCGTGAAATTGAGCTGCTGCGGGAGCATATGTATTTTGACGAAATCTATAAATATATCTCCCTGCTGTATCCGGAGCGTAAAACCTTGGCAGATTACATGCCGGAGGATACGATTCTGGTGATCGACGAACCGGCGCGAATGCTGGAAACAGCCAAGCAGCTGGAGCGGGATGAGTCTGAGTGGAACCTGCATTTGCTTCAAAACGGTAAAACGCTACCGCAACTGGAGCTATCGGATAACTCGGACAATCTGCTGTATAATCGAAGATTTCAGACCTTGTTCCTGTCGATCTTCCTTCGCCAGGTTCCGCATACCCAGCCGCAAAATATTTTGAATTTCATTTGCCGGGGCATGCAGGATTTCCACGGTCAAATGAATGTGCTCAAGGCGGAAATGGATCGTTGGCGCAAGGCGGGCACACAGGTGATGATGCTGGCAAGCGGAGAGGAACGGCTGGATCGGATGCGCCGGGTGCTTCAAGACTACGGCATTGATGAGCCTACGATGGCTATTGGCAATCTGCAAAGCGGCTTTGAGATGCCATCTATTCATTTGGCAGTCATTACCGAGGGGGAAATGTTCTCCCAGAAGCAGCGCAAAGCGCGTAAGCAGGGCCGCCATGTGGACAATGCTGAGCGGATTAAGAGCTATAGCGAGCTGAAGGTGGGCGATTATGTCGTTCATCAGAATCATGGGATCGGGAAATACATGGGGATAGGTACGCTGGAGGTTGGCGGTATCCATAAGGATTACATGCACATTCTCTATGCGGGCGGCGATAAGCTGTCGGTGCCGATTGAACAGATTGATCTGATTCAGAAGTATGTTGGCTCGGAGGACAAAGAGCCCAAAATTTATAAGCTGGGCGGCAATGAGTGGACGCGAGTTAAAAGCAAGGTGCGCAGCTCGGTTCAGGACATTGCAGATGACTTGATCAAGCTGTATGCAGAGCGTCAATCGGCGCCGGGGTTTGCTTTTGAAAAGGATTCACCAGAGCAGCAGGAATTTGAGGATATGTTCCCGTATGAAGAGACACGTGACCAGGTTCGGGCCATTGAAGAAATTAAGAAGGATATGGAGCAGAGCCGTCCGATGGATCGTTTGCTGTGCGGTGATGTAGGCTACGGCAAGACGGAGGTCGCTATTCGGGCTGCCTTTAAGTCTGCGATTGAGGGCAAACAGGTAGCGGTGCTGGTACCGACAACGATTTTGGCACAGCAGCACTATGAGACGTTCCGTGAACGTTTTTCCGGGTATCCGTTCAACATTCAGGTGTTGAGCCGTTTCCGCACGCGCAAAGAGCAGAACGAGACGACCAAGGGAGTTCGACAAGGTACGGTTGATATTGTCATTGGTACCCACCGCCTGCTTTCACAGGATCTGGTGTTTAAGGATCTGGGGCTGCTGATTGTCGATGAGGAGCAACGCTTTGGCGTGACGCACAAGGAAAAGCTGAAAAAGCTGAAAACGAATGTAGACGTGCTGACGTTAACGGCTACGCCTATTCCGCGTACGCTGCATATGTCTATGCTGGGTGTGCGTGACCTGTCGGTCATTGAAACACCGCCCGAGAACCGCTTTCCAGTGCAGACTTATGTGGTTGAGCACAGCCAGACGCTGGTACGTGAGGCTATTGAACGTGAGATGGCACGTGGAGGGCAGGTATACTACCTGTACAATCGTGTGCAGGGCATTCAGGAAATGGCTGCTGAGATCAACGCGCTCGTGCCAGAGGCTAAGGTGGGTGTGGGCCATGGACAGATGTCCGAAACCGAGCTGGAGAAGACCATTTTGGACTTCCTGGATGGCGAATATGATGTATTGGTCAGCACCAGCATTATCGAAACCGGAGTGGATATCCCGAATGTGAATACGCTCATTGTGCATGATGCCGATAAAATGGGGCTGTCCCAGCTTTATCAGCTCCGTGGTCGTGTAGGTCGTTCTAATCGGATCGCCTATGCTTATTTCACGTACCAGCGGGATAAAGTGCTTACGGAAGTAGCCGAGAAGCGACTACAGTCCATCAAGGAGTTCACAGAGCTGGGCTCCGGGTTCAAGATTGCAATGCGCGACTTGTCCATTCGCGGAGCGGGTAACTTGCTGGGTGCAGAGCAGCATGGATTCATCGCATCTGTCGGTTTTGATCTTTATTCGCAAATGCTGGCTGAGGAGATTAATAAACGTAAGGTCAGCGTGCTTGGAGAAGAGGATCTGTCGAATCGGAATTGGAGTACGTCGATTGATTTGAGCGTCGATGCATACCTGCCGGGAGACTATATTTATGATAGCATTCAGAAGATTGAGATTTATAAAAAGGTTGCGGCAGTCAGTACCTTTGACGAGGCTTCCGAGCTGGAGGATGAGTTGGTCGATCGGTTTGGCGATCTGCCGGAGGCAGTGCGTCATTTGCTGGCCGTAGCCCGTCTCAAGGTATATGGACGGATGTATGGCATCGAGTCCATTGTCCAACGGGATGACAATATGGTGTTGAAATTTCACGAAGGGCGCCAGCAGGCGCTGCAGACTGCCAAGCTTGCCGAGATTGGCAATCGCTTTGAAAGACGTGTACAATTTGAACAGGGTACTTCTATGAGCGCACGCATAAAGGGTAAAGGTCTAAATGATGCACAACTGCTAGAACTGCTGGAGGAATTTTTGAGTGCATTGAAAGAAGCATTCACATTGAAGGAGGAACTGCAAAATGTCTCAACTAAATAA
- a CDS encoding peptidylprolyl isomerase — protein sequence MSQLNKRKPWRILSLGMAALLAISVLAACTKQADESKVKDEPKDNSKAVVTYTGGTITENEFNQEISMMKFLYPEYEAALASDQVREQIAKQEVVYKLLAAKADDKSKEQGAKQGNEQLEQYKKSVGEDKFKKFLSDQKLTEQGVKDYFTRIMTVINSETNKVTDDQLKQEFEKNKDQFTTASVRHVLINFTDPKTNKERKKEDALKLAKEVKAKLDGGADFATIAKKYSEDPGSASNGGLYENASVAQWVPAFKKAAETQPINKIGDPVETEYGYHIIKVESRNEPTFDKLKDNEKAALKNKLAGESIQKFTENDLAKLNLKFNLPKAPAAEEKSGTTPGAGSTTAPSGTTGGTSDTKAGTAKDGATNEGK from the coding sequence ATGTCTCAACTAAATAAAAGGAAACCTTGGAGAATACTCTCCTTGGGCATGGCAGCGCTGCTGGCTATATCCGTGCTGGCGGCATGTACAAAGCAAGCTGATGAGAGTAAGGTCAAGGACGAGCCGAAGGACAACAGTAAGGCTGTCGTGACCTACACAGGCGGAACCATTACAGAAAATGAGTTCAACCAGGAAATCAGCATGATGAAATTTTTGTACCCGGAATATGAAGCTGCGCTAGCTTCGGATCAAGTGCGGGAGCAAATTGCAAAGCAGGAAGTGGTGTACAAGCTTCTAGCGGCCAAAGCGGACGACAAATCCAAGGAGCAGGGTGCCAAACAAGGGAACGAACAGCTGGAGCAGTATAAAAAATCGGTCGGAGAAGATAAGTTCAAGAAGTTTTTAAGTGATCAAAAGCTGACTGAGCAAGGTGTGAAAGATTACTTCACGCGCATAATGACCGTAATTAACAGTGAGACGAACAAAGTAACAGACGATCAGTTGAAACAGGAATTTGAGAAAAATAAAGATCAATTCACGACCGCAAGCGTGCGCCATGTATTGATTAATTTCACAGATCCAAAAACGAACAAAGAACGTAAAAAAGAAGATGCTCTCAAGCTGGCCAAGGAAGTGAAGGCGAAGCTGGACGGAGGAGCAGATTTTGCGACAATTGCCAAAAAATATTCGGAGGACCCAGGCTCTGCGTCAAATGGCGGTCTGTATGAAAATGCGTCCGTAGCGCAGTGGGTACCTGCTTTTAAAAAGGCAGCCGAAACCCAGCCGATTAACAAAATCGGTGATCCGGTGGAAACGGAATATGGATATCACATCATCAAGGTGGAATCCCGCAATGAGCCTACGTTTGATAAATTGAAGGACAACGAAAAGGCTGCCCTGAAAAACAAACTGGCCGGGGAAAGCATCCAAAAATTTACCGAAAACGATTTGGCAAAGCTTAATTTGAAATTCAATTTGCCAAAGGCACCTGCTGCGGAAGAGAAAAGCGGCACCACTCCGGGTGCAGGCAGCACGACTGCGCCAAGCGGAACAACGGGTGGTACTAGCGATACCAAGGCAGGAACAGCCAAAGATGGGGCTACAAACGAAGGTAAATAA